One Peptostreptococcus equinus genomic window carries:
- a CDS encoding Crp/Fnr family transcriptional regulator: MIDYTCIKVFEGLKKETLDKVALCSDIIKLKKNQCLYTDGQELKYVYFLLSGKITLSKPNENGESRIIFILTPGDTINQPIMRKNTSAVECWGFEDSKILRITFEEFDRLMSQDYNLSRNCMIFMEKRIRRLYRQLKNGVLGNLDKKLAAKLYRLGIEHGIKSNDQMTKIDLKITITYLAKMIGCQRESLSRSIKYLSSLDIMKYEDKYFYVDMKKANRFFKTSEKL, from the coding sequence ATGATTGATTACACTTGTATTAAAGTGTTTGAAGGTCTAAAAAAGGAAACTTTAGATAAGGTAGCTTTATGTAGTGATATAATTAAATTAAAGAAAAATCAATGCTTATATACTGATGGTCAGGAATTAAAATACGTATACTTTCTCTTATCAGGGAAGATAACTTTATCGAAACCTAATGAAAATGGAGAGTCCAGGATAATTTTTATACTTACACCAGGAGATACAATAAATCAGCCTATAATGAGAAAAAATACATCTGCGGTTGAATGTTGGGGTTTTGAAGATAGTAAAATACTTAGAATAACATTCGAAGAATTTGATAGATTAATGAGTCAAGACTATAATCTTAGCAGAAATTGTATGATATTTATGGAAAAGAGAATTAGACGTCTTTATAGGCAATTAAAAAATGGTGTACTGGGAAATTTAGATAAAAAACTAGCAGCTAAATTATATAGACTTGGAATAGAGCATGGTATAAAGTCAAATGATCAAATGACAAAAATTGACTTAAAGATTACAATCACATATTTAGCTAAAATGATTGGATGTCAAAGAGAGTCATTATCTAGATCTATCAAATATCTTAGTTCATTAGACATTATGAAATATGAAGATAAGTATTTTTATGTAGATATGAAAAAGGCAAATAGATTTTTTAAAACAAGTGAGAAACTGTGA
- a CDS encoding protein adenylyltransferase SelO yields the protein MTWNIDTSYKALPKMFYRNEGPREYRDLKLLKLNELLAKELGLDVQALKSEDGIKILAGAKLPEGVGPISQAYAGHQFGHFTMLGDGRAMLLGEHITPDGKRYDIHLKGSGRTVYSRGGDGKAAVGPMLREYIISEAMYELGIPTTRALSVIATGEDVYRENLLPGAVLARVASSHLRVGTFQFAATNTSKDDLKALTDYAINRHYPFLNKIENEQERYLEFLEEVVKNQAKLVAKWMLVGFIHGVMNTDNVTISGETIDYGPCAFMDIYDQATVFSSIDYKSRYSYEHQPSIAVWDLSRLADAMITLFSDKQDDAVKFASEKIKKFDIYYYKEFFNGMRKKLGLLGDKEDEDRVLVYGLLALMEKYKADYTNTFIDLTFDNLEENGLTKSDEFKKWYDLWKTRLSSEIKNGIAKENQAFELMKSSNPAIIPRNSSVEEALEEASKTGKIDKFEKLLKALKNPFEHNELQKEYREVEKTFTRKYKTYCGT from the coding sequence ATGACTTGGAATATAGATACAAGCTATAAGGCTTTGCCCAAGATGTTTTATAGAAATGAAGGTCCTAGAGAATATAGAGACTTGAAGTTATTAAAACTAAATGAATTACTTGCTAAAGAATTAGGGTTAGATGTACAAGCACTGAAAAGTGAAGATGGTATTAAAATATTGGCGGGGGCGAAGCTTCCTGAAGGTGTTGGGCCAATATCTCAAGCATATGCTGGACATCAATTTGGGCATTTTACGATGCTAGGTGATGGAAGAGCTATGTTATTAGGGGAACATATAACTCCAGATGGGAAAAGATATGATATTCATTTAAAAGGTAGTGGTAGGACTGTATACTCAAGAGGAGGAGATGGAAAGGCTGCTGTTGGCCCAATGCTTAGAGAATATATAATATCGGAGGCTATGTATGAATTAGGCATACCTACTACTAGAGCCTTATCTGTAATTGCGACAGGTGAAGATGTATATAGAGAAAACCTATTACCAGGTGCAGTCTTGGCTAGAGTAGCATCTAGTCATTTGAGAGTTGGAACTTTTCAATTTGCTGCAACAAATACAAGTAAGGATGATTTAAAAGCACTGACTGATTATGCAATCAATAGACACTACCCTTTTTTAAACAAAATAGAAAACGAACAAGAAAGATATTTAGAATTTTTGGAAGAGGTAGTAAAAAATCAAGCAAAGCTAGTAGCAAAGTGGATGCTGGTTGGATTTATACATGGTGTAATGAATACAGATAATGTTACAATTAGTGGAGAAACTATTGACTATGGTCCATGTGCTTTTATGGATATCTATGATCAAGCTACAGTATTTAGCTCGATAGATTATAAATCAAGGTATTCCTATGAACATCAGCCATCAATAGCTGTATGGGATTTATCAAGATTGGCTGATGCAATGATTACACTATTTTCAGATAAGCAAGATGATGCTGTAAAATTTGCAAGTGAAAAAATCAAAAAATTTGATATATATTATTATAAAGAATTTTTTAATGGAATGAGAAAAAAACTTGGTCTACTAGGCGATAAAGAAGATGAAGATAGAGTGTTGGTTTATGGCTTATTAGCCTTGATGGAAAAGTATAAAGCAGACTATACAAATACATTTATAGATTTGACATTTGACAATTTAGAAGAAAATGGACTTACAAAATCAGATGAATTTAAAAAATGGTATGATTTGTGGAAAACAAGATTATCTAGTGAAATTAAAAATGGGATAGCAAAAGAGAATCAAGCATTTGAATTAATGAAATCCTCAAATCCTGCTATAATACCTAGAAATTCATCAGTAGAAGAAGCATTAGAAGAAGCTAGCAAAACAGGAAAAATAGATAAGTTTGAAAAGCTACTAAAAGCATTAAAAAATCCATTTGAGCATAATGAATTACAAAAAGAATACAGAGAAGTAGAAAAGACATTTACAAGAAAATATAAGACATATTGTGGGACATAG
- a CDS encoding ABC transporter permease, whose product MKELIQYYQVNGAIVLEQFFTHFLISIYGVLFACIVAIPLGMYISKSRKLSAVTIGIANIIQTIPSLALLSLLMVAMGLGTNTVVATVFLYSLLPILKNTCTGLNNVNKNLLDVAKGMGMTKSQVMMKVKMPLALSVIMGGIRNALVLAVGIATIGTFIGAGGLGDIISRGISVSNGSAIIWAGTIPTALMAVIFDLVLAGLEKKFTNYSS is encoded by the coding sequence ATGAAAGAGCTAATACAATATTACCAGGTAAATGGCGCTATAGTTTTAGAACAATTTTTTACACACTTTTTAATATCTATATATGGAGTATTGTTTGCTTGCATAGTAGCTATTCCTTTGGGTATGTATATTAGTAAGAGTAGGAAATTATCAGCAGTTACGATAGGTATAGCTAATATAATACAGACAATTCCTTCGTTGGCTTTACTTTCTTTATTAATGGTAGCCATGGGATTAGGTACTAATACAGTGGTAGCAACAGTATTTTTATATTCATTATTGCCAATTCTAAAAAATACATGTACAGGATTAAATAATGTTAATAAAAATTTGTTAGACGTAGCAAAAGGTATGGGTATGACAAAATCGCAAGTAATGATGAAAGTAAAGATGCCATTAGCATTATCGGTTATAATGGGTGGTATTAGAAATGCGCTAGTACTCGCAGTTGGTATAGCCACAATAGGTACATTCATCGGAGCTGGTGGTCTAGGAGACATTATTTCTAGAGGTATATCAGTAAGTAACGGAAGTGCAATTATTTGGGCAGGTACTATACCAACCGCATTAATGGCCGTAATTTTTGACTTGGTTCTAGCAGGGTTAGAAAAGAAGTTCACAAATTATTCGTCATAA
- a CDS encoding aldehyde dehydrogenase family protein, whose translation MSILTEKRYQLYINGKWMDASDGDYLKSINPANGEFLAEIADASNEDVDAAVKAARDAFESWSQTTTAQRADILDKIAAIIEENAEFLAKVETMDNGKPIRETKNVDIPLAADHFKYFAGVIRSEEGSANVLDGNKLSIVLREPIGVVGQIVPWNFPFLMAAWKLAPVIAAGDTTILKPSSSTSLSILELMKLIEHLIPAGVINIITGRGSRSGDYLVQHEGLDKLAFTGSTEVGRNIGIEAAKRIIPATLELGGKSANIFFDDCDIEQALDGVQLGILFNQGQVCCAGSRIFVQEGIYDEFVKKAVERFKKVKVGDPLDEETMMGAQVNIRQAEKILGYVETGKNEGAKVAVGGQKACKTQFADGAFVEPTLLVDVTNDMVVAQEEIFGPVGVIIKFKDADEVIKMANESVYGLGGGVYTKNIDTALDVARRIKTGRIWVNTYNQIPAGAPFGGVKQSGIGRETHKMILDNYTQAKNIMIDLTGKGSGFY comes from the coding sequence ATGTCAATTTTAACAGAAAAGAGATACCAGTTATATATTAACGGAAAATGGATGGATGCATCGGATGGAGATTATTTGAAATCAATAAATCCTGCTAATGGAGAATTTTTAGCAGAAATAGCAGATGCTTCAAACGAAGATGTAGATGCAGCTGTAAAAGCAGCAAGAGATGCATTTGAATCTTGGTCACAGACTACTACAGCTCAGAGAGCCGATATACTTGATAAAATAGCAGCAATAATAGAAGAAAATGCTGAATTCTTGGCAAAGGTTGAAACTATGGATAATGGTAAACCAATTCGTGAAACTAAGAATGTTGATATACCACTTGCAGCAGATCATTTTAAATATTTTGCAGGGGTAATAAGGAGTGAAGAAGGTTCAGCAAATGTATTAGATGGAAATAAGCTAAGTATAGTACTTAGAGAGCCAATTGGTGTAGTAGGACAGATAGTACCATGGAATTTCCCATTCTTGATGGCAGCTTGGAAGCTTGCTCCAGTAATTGCTGCAGGTGATACAACAATACTAAAGCCATCTAGCTCAACATCATTATCAATATTAGAATTAATGAAATTAATAGAACACTTGATTCCAGCTGGTGTAATTAATATAATTACAGGTAGAGGTTCTAGATCGGGTGATTACCTAGTACAGCACGAAGGTTTGGACAAATTAGCCTTTACAGGATCAACAGAAGTGGGTAGAAATATAGGAATAGAAGCAGCCAAGAGAATAATACCAGCAACTCTTGAATTAGGTGGAAAATCGGCTAATATATTCTTTGATGATTGTGATATAGAGCAAGCTCTTGATGGAGTACAATTAGGTATATTATTCAATCAAGGTCAGGTTTGTTGTGCAGGTTCAAGAATATTTGTTCAGGAAGGCATTTATGATGAATTTGTAAAAAAAGCTGTAGAAAGATTCAAGAAGGTAAAGGTTGGAGATCCATTAGATGAAGAAACAATGATGGGTGCACAGGTAAATATAAGACAGGCTGAAAAAATATTAGGTTATGTAGAGACAGGTAAAAATGAAGGTGCTAAGGTGGCTGTTGGAGGTCAGAAGGCTTGTAAAACGCAGTTTGCTGATGGAGCTTTTGTAGAACCTACACTACTAGTAGATGTAACTAATGATATGGTTGTAGCTCAAGAAGAAATATTTGGACCTGTAGGGGTTATTATAAAGTTCAAGGATGCTGATGAAGTTATAAAAATGGCTAATGAATCAGTATATGGTCTAGGCGGTGGTGTATACACAAAAAATATAGACACAGCATTAGATGTAGCTAGAAGAATTAAGACTGGTAGAATCTGGGTTAACACATATAATCAGATACCTGCTGGAGCACCATTTGGTGGAGTAAAGCAGTCTGGTATAGGTAGAGAAACACACAAGATGATATTGGATAATTATACACAAGCTAAGAATATAATGATAGATTTGACTGGTAAGGGCAGTGGATTCTATTAA
- the asrC gene encoding sulfite reductase subunit C — protein MIRDLNTKKTMKNAFRITKEKYMTSLRVRVPGGLIDPDSMMAISKIATEYGDGQIHITTRQGFEILGIPMEKMDEVNKLAQPLIDNLNINQAERGTGYDAAGTRNVTACIGNKVCPKAQYNTTAFAKRIEDNIFPNDQHVKVALTGCPNDCIKARMHDFGIIGMCLPEYDMDRCVACNACVKKCKKISADALKMENNKIVRDQKKCIGCGECVLNCPMSAWTRSPKKYYKLMIMGRTGKKNPRLAIDWLKWVDEDSIIKIINNTYAYCKEYIDPQAPGGKEHIGYMVDRTGFQEFRKWALKDVELPPETEEMDNMYWTGPKYY, from the coding sequence ATGATTAGAGATTTAAATACTAAAAAGACAATGAAGAATGCTTTTAGAATTACAAAAGAAAAATATATGACTTCTTTGAGAGTTAGAGTTCCTGGTGGTTTGATAGATCCAGATTCTATGATGGCAATTTCTAAAATAGCTACTGAATATGGTGATGGACAAATACATATAACAACTAGACAAGGGTTTGAGATTCTTGGAATTCCAATGGAAAAAATGGATGAAGTAAACAAACTTGCTCAGCCTTTAATAGATAATTTGAATATAAATCAGGCAGAAAGAGGTACAGGCTATGATGCTGCTGGAACGAGAAATGTAACCGCATGTATAGGAAACAAGGTCTGTCCAAAGGCCCAGTATAATACTACAGCATTTGCAAAACGCATAGAAGACAATATATTCCCTAATGACCAGCATGTAAAAGTTGCTTTGACAGGATGTCCAAATGACTGTATAAAAGCTAGAATGCATGACTTTGGTATTATAGGTATGTGTCTACCTGAATATGATATGGATAGATGTGTAGCATGTAATGCTTGTGTAAAAAAATGTAAGAAAATTTCTGCAGACGCTTTGAAAATGGAAAACAACAAGATAGTGAGAGATCAAAAAAAATGTATAGGTTGTGGAGAATGTGTTTTAAATTGTCCAATGTCAGCTTGGACTAGAAGTCCTAAAAAATATTATAAGCTAATGATTATGGGTAGAACGGGTAAGAAAAATCCAAGATTAGCTATAGATTGGTTAAAGTGGGTAGATGAAGATTCAATAATAAAAATAATAAACAATACTTATGCATATTGCAAAGAATATATAGATCCCCAGGCTCCGGGCGGAAAAGAACATATTGGATATATGGTTGATAGAACTGGTTTTCAAGAATTTAGAAAATGGGCTCTAAAAGATGTAGAACTTCCACCAGAAACAGAAGAAATGGACAATATGTATTGGACAGGACCAAAATATTACTAA
- the asrB gene encoding anaerobic sulfite reductase subunit AsrB has protein sequence MKNNYIPVASEILDIIKHTKSEWTFRTKTNTEGVKPGQFYEISLPKRGESPISVSGIGENYIDFTIRNVGKVTGILFDHKVGDKLFIRGPYGNGFDINNYKGRDLVVVAGGSAIAPVRGIIQHVYNNPQDFKSFKLIVGFKSPDDILFANDLQMWSEKLDIVVTVDDAPEGYQGNVGLVTKYIPELKFEDLSEVSAVVVGPPMMMKFAVAEFLKLDIAEKDVWVSYERNMHCGLGKCGHCKMDSTYICLDGPVFSYDFAKTLQD, from the coding sequence ATGAAAAATAATTATATACCAGTAGCATCAGAAATATTAGATATAATAAAACACACAAAGTCTGAATGGACATTTAGAACAAAGACAAATACTGAAGGAGTAAAACCAGGGCAATTTTATGAAATTTCTTTGCCTAAAAGAGGTGAAAGTCCAATATCAGTATCTGGGATAGGAGAAAATTATATAGATTTTACAATCAGAAATGTAGGTAAGGTGACAGGAATTTTATTTGACCATAAGGTAGGTGATAAATTATTTATTAGAGGACCTTATGGAAATGGATTTGATATAAATAATTATAAGGGAAGAGATTTAGTAGTAGTGGCAGGAGGTAGTGCCATTGCGCCTGTAAGAGGAATTATACAACATGTTTACAATAATCCACAAGATTTCAAATCATTTAAACTAATAGTAGGATTTAAATCACCAGATGATATATTATTTGCTAATGATTTACAGATGTGGTCCGAAAAACTAGATATAGTAGTAACAGTAGATGATGCACCAGAAGGATATCAGGGTAATGTTGGATTGGTTACAAAATATATACCAGAATTGAAATTTGAAGATTTAAGTGAAGTTTCTGCTGTAGTAGTAGGACCACCTATGATGATGAAATTTGCTGTTGCTGAATTTTTGAAGTTAGATATAGCAGAAAAAGATGTATGGGTTTCTTATGAAAGAAATATGCACTGTGGTCTAGGTAAGTGTGGTCACTGTAAGATGGATTCAACTTATATTTGTTTAGATGGACCAGTATTTTCTTACGATTTTGCAAAAACATTACAAGACTAG
- a CDS encoding LytR/AlgR family response regulator transcription factor — protein sequence MKILLCEDNNKDLNTIKNNIKTLECVEYVLTANDGSEALKIAKNNLFDLLITDIDMPKLSGLDLAQNIKNNINNDLLTIFITAYPKYSINSHQVRPIDFLVKPIDYSRLIESINIANDFLISKKINKHISIEDSIFTYKFRKSINMVNFDNILFFEKSGRSVNLCLDNDTLIKFYSDFQNIINRVPHYFFQSSSKYIINLKKVYRVVPSSRTHSEIFFTDSNLSAYLDKKKEVSFLSKYHTTKY from the coding sequence ATGAAAATACTTTTATGCGAAGACAATAATAAAGATTTAAATACAATAAAAAATAATATAAAAACACTTGAATGTGTTGAATATGTTTTAACTGCAAATGATGGTAGTGAAGCTTTAAAGATTGCGAAAAATAATTTATTTGATTTACTTATCACTGATATAGATATGCCAAAGTTAAGCGGTTTGGACTTGGCACAGAATATAAAAAATAACATAAACAATGATTTATTAACTATTTTTATTACAGCTTACCCAAAGTATTCAATCAATAGTCATCAAGTAAGACCTATCGATTTTTTAGTAAAACCTATTGATTATTCTAGACTAATTGAATCAATAAATATTGCTAACGATTTTTTAATATCTAAAAAAATAAACAAACATATAAGTATTGAGGACAGCATTTTTACATATAAGTTTAGGAAGTCTATTAATATGGTGAATTTTGATAATATATTATTCTTTGAAAAATCTGGCCGAAGTGTCAATTTATGTTTAGATAATGATACTCTAATCAAATTTTATAGTGATTTTCAAAATATAATTAATAGAGTTCCACATTATTTCTTTCAATCTTCCTCTAAATACATAATTAACTTGAAAAAAGTATATAGGGTTGTGCCTTCTAGCAGAACTCATTCTGAAATATTCTTTACTGATTCAAATTTATCTGCATATTTAGATAAGAAAAAAGAAGTATCTTTTTTATCTAAATATCATACAACAAAATACTAG
- a CDS encoding glycine betaine ABC transporter substrate-binding protein, translating into MLEFLSSNGANLLVKIGEHLTISMVALLLGILVAVPVGILLTKNKAVSKIVMSIASILQTIPSLALLAIMVPLFGVGKTPAIIAIFIYSLLPILRNTVLGMEGVDKNILDAAKGMGMTFTQIIKDIQLKLAAPVIMSGIRLSAVYVIAWTTLASYVGAGGLGDFIFTGLTLFDVPMIILGAVPVTLLALLVDFLLSMLEKAVQPKISSEDIRKNKKNNKKSKTAKKLAMSGIAVFTALSLTACSLPGLGGDARKGDIVIAGGSTAERQILGEMQKQMIEHYYPKQKVSTINNLSSAMLIFQTMQGEYANVASIMYTGTSLTGELGMDPITDPELALNKVVKGYYDRFNLIWMPTYGFENTYAFMVKKEFAQKYNLKKVSDLKPIAKDLKAGVDTSWMEREGDGYRAFKNKYQFDFKSVLPMDVGLVYSAVNSGKMDVVLGYSTDGRINSYDLVVLEDDLRIFPPYDASPVISKKTMKEHPEIEEILLKLEGEVSSETMQKLNAESDGKKIEPKVVAERFLKEKNYFEEKKIKPLKDRPMYKDMLNNKSKK; encoded by the coding sequence ATGTTAGAATTTTTGAGTTCAAATGGTGCAAATCTATTAGTCAAGATTGGCGAGCATTTAACGATATCTATGGTAGCCTTACTCTTGGGGATTTTAGTTGCAGTACCAGTAGGAATATTACTTACAAAAAATAAAGCCGTATCAAAGATTGTTATGTCTATAGCATCGATTTTACAAACTATACCATCACTTGCTTTACTAGCAATTATGGTTCCATTATTTGGAGTAGGAAAGACACCAGCTATAATAGCTATATTTATATATTCTTTACTTCCTATATTAAGAAATACAGTCTTAGGTATGGAAGGTGTAGATAAAAATATACTAGACGCAGCAAAGGGTATGGGTATGACCTTTACACAAATTATCAAAGATATACAGCTAAAACTTGCAGCACCAGTAATAATGTCTGGTATAAGATTATCTGCGGTATATGTTATAGCTTGGACTACGCTAGCGTCATATGTAGGTGCAGGTGGATTAGGTGATTTTATATTTACTGGTCTTACACTATTTGATGTACCAATGATTATTTTAGGTGCTGTTCCAGTAACTTTATTGGCATTATTAGTAGACTTTTTATTAAGCATGCTTGAGAAAGCAGTACAGCCAAAAATAAGTTCAGAAGACATAAGAAAAAATAAAAAAAATAATAAGAAATCAAAGACTGCTAAGAAGTTAGCTATGTCTGGAATTGCTGTTTTTACAGCTTTGTCTTTAACAGCTTGTTCACTTCCCGGATTAGGAGGAGATGCAAGAAAAGGAGATATAGTAATAGCAGGTGGTAGTACTGCTGAAAGACAAATTTTAGGTGAAATGCAAAAACAGATGATAGAACACTACTACCCAAAACAAAAGGTTAGTACAATAAACAATTTATCATCAGCTATGTTAATTTTCCAAACAATGCAGGGAGAATACGCAAATGTAGCATCGATAATGTACACAGGTACATCTTTGACCGGTGAATTAGGTATGGATCCAATTACAGATCCAGAACTTGCATTAAACAAGGTTGTAAAAGGTTATTATGATAGATTTAATTTGATATGGATGCCAACATATGGATTTGAAAATACATATGCATTTATGGTAAAGAAGGAATTTGCTCAAAAATATAATCTAAAAAAAGTAAGTGACTTAAAACCAATAGCAAAAGATTTAAAAGCAGGTGTAGATACAAGTTGGATGGAAAGAGAAGGAGATGGTTATAGAGCCTTCAAGAACAAATATCAATTTGACTTTAAATCAGTTTTACCTATGGATGTAGGACTAGTTTATAGTGCTGTAAATAGTGGAAAGATGGATGTTGTTCTTGGGTACTCAACTGATGGTAGAATTAACTCTTATGATTTGGTTGTATTAGAGGATGACCTTAGGATATTCCCTCCATACGATGCCAGTCCAGTAATTAGTAAAAAGACTATGAAAGAACATCCTGAAATAGAAGAAATTTTACTGAAATTAGAGGGCGAAGTAAGTAGTGAAACTATGCAGAAATTAAATGCGGAATCTGATGGCAAAAAAATCGAACCAAAGGTTGTTGCAGAAAGATTCTTAAAGGAAAAAAACTACTTTGAAGAAAAGAAAATCAAACCTCTAAAAGACAGACCAATGTATAAAGATATGTTGAATAATAAATCTAAAAAGTAA
- the aroD gene encoding type I 3-dehydroquinate dehydratase — translation MKTYMVRNVEIGKDSPKICVPIVGEEIEEILESAAEIADTKADIVEWRVDYFNSYDNYEQILICLKKLRSLLRDIPIIFTFRTDKECGHKNIDRDYYTKLNKLAIESSLIDIVDIEVNTIGDDMKELIELAHKNNVLLIGSIHNFESTPTREDIMENLKYIESLNVDIPKVAYMPNCNEDVMNLLAASKDIYENYSDRPFIAISMSDIGFISRICGNRFGSAITFGTVGKNSAPGQVDIDNLIDKMALFS, via the coding sequence ATGAAAACATATATGGTTAGAAATGTTGAAATTGGAAAAGATTCTCCAAAAATTTGCGTTCCAATTGTTGGAGAGGAAATTGAAGAAATATTAGAATCAGCTGCTGAGATTGCAGATACGAAGGCAGATATAGTTGAATGGAGAGTAGATTATTTTAACTCATATGACAATTATGAGCAAATATTAATATGTTTGAAAAAGTTGAGAAGTTTGTTAAGAGATATACCGATTATATTTACTTTTAGAACGGATAAAGAATGTGGTCATAAAAATATAGATAGAGATTACTACACTAAATTAAACAAATTAGCTATAGAATCATCTTTAATAGATATTGTAGATATAGAAGTTAACACTATTGGAGATGATATGAAAGAATTAATTGAGTTGGCTCATAAAAATAATGTGCTATTGATAGGTTCAATCCATAATTTTGAAAGCACGCCTACAAGAGAGGATATTATGGAAAATCTTAAGTATATTGAGTCATTGAATGTAGATATACCAAAAGTAGCATATATGCCAAACTGCAACGAAGATGTCATGAACTTACTTGCAGCGAGTAAAGATATATACGAAAATTATAGCGATAGACCATTTATAGCTATATCTATGTCTGATATTGGCTTTATTAGTAGAATATGTGGAAATAGATTTGGATCAGCTATTACATTTGGAACAGTTGGTAAAAATTCTGCTCCAGGTCAGGTAGATATAGATAATCTGATAGATAAAATGGCCCTATTTAGTTAG
- the asrA gene encoding anaerobic sulfite reductase subunit AsrA codes for MKLKLNVEQFDKGLAELSKTYKIYAPKSFEKRGTYSDTDVIKYDIVEKFEDMELERKSNFSAKETFLPINQVLFYFTEDEYRETSIDEKNILVFLRACDLNGVKRVDQIYLGNGEEDYFYKRLRDKVKFVVIGCPKSFRNCFCVSMDSNKADNYDAGMNVRGNEIYLDLVDDSLKIFEGEETEFEVDYVRENNFMVDVPKEVDFEKMANHDMWREYDTRCIGCGRCNFVCPTCTCFSMQDIFYKENIKVGERRRVHASCQVDGYTNIAGGHSFRERHGQRMRFKTMHKIHDFKERFGYNMCVGCGRCDDACPQYISFSKAIDKVSQVMREED; via the coding sequence ATGAAATTAAAGTTGAATGTAGAACAATTCGACAAAGGATTAGCAGAATTGAGTAAGACTTATAAAATTTATGCACCAAAATCATTTGAAAAAAGGGGTACATATTCAGACACTGATGTTATTAAATATGATATAGTTGAAAAATTTGAAGATATGGAGTTAGAAAGAAAATCAAATTTTTCTGCAAAAGAAACTTTTTTGCCTATAAATCAGGTATTATTTTATTTTACTGAAGATGAATATAGAGAGACTAGTATTGATGAAAAGAATATTTTAGTATTTCTCAGAGCATGCGATTTAAATGGAGTAAAGAGAGTTGATCAAATTTATCTTGGAAATGGTGAAGAAGACTATTTCTATAAAAGATTAAGAGATAAGGTAAAGTTTGTTGTAATAGGATGTCCAAAGAGCTTTAGAAATTGTTTTTGTGTAAGTATGGATTCAAATAAAGCGGACAATTATGATGCTGGAATGAATGTAAGAGGAAATGAAATATATTTAGATTTAGTAGATGATTCCTTAAAGATATTTGAAGGTGAAGAAACTGAATTCGAAGTCGATTATGTTAGAGAAAATAATTTTATGGTAGATGTACCTAAAGAAGTAGATTTTGAAAAAATGGCAAATCATGATATGTGGAGAGAATATGATACAAGGTGTATTGGCTGTGGTAGATGTAATTTTGTCTGTCCAACTTGTACATGTTTTTCTATGCAGGATATCTTCTATAAAGAAAATATAAAGGTAGGAGAAAGGCGCAGAGTACACGCTTCTTGTCAAGTTGATGGATATACTAATATAGCTGGAGGCCATTCATTTAGAGAAAGGCACGGTCAAAGAATGAGATTTAAAACTATGCATAAAATTCACGATTTTAAAGAAAGATTCGGATATAATATGTGTGTCGGATGTGGTAGATGTGATGATGCCTGTCCACAGTATATATCATTCTCAAAAGCTATAGACAAAGTAAGCCAAGTGATGAGAGAAGAAGACTAA